TTGAGTAGAATCGGTCCGCAGAGAATCGTATGTCTAACTGAAGAAACTACTGAACTTCTCTACTTATTAGGAGAAGAAGATCGTATCGTGGGCATCTCTGCATACACAGAGAGGCCTGCGAAAGCAAAGGAAGAAAAGCCGAGGGTCTCCGCTTTTATTAATGGAAACATAAAGCGGATCAAGGAATTAGATCCGGACCTAGTCATCGGTTTCTCGGACATTCAGGCCCAACTTTCGCATGATCTTGTAAAAGAAGGTCTGAATGTCCTGATCACCAATCAAAGAAGTTTGGAGGAAATTTTCCAAACAATACTTATGGTGGGATCACTGATCGGAAAATCGGAACAAGTTTCTACACTCGTAGGATCGTATAAGAAAAAATTAAACGAGATAAAAAAACGTTCTTCTTCTAAACCAAAACTTAAAGTGTTTTTTCAAGAGTGGGATCATCCGATTATCACAGGGATCAGATGGGTTTCCGAATTATTGGAGATCGTCGGAGCAGTAGATTGTTTCGGCCAGTTAAAGGAA
The sequence above is a segment of the Leptospira hartskeerlii genome. Coding sequences within it:
- a CDS encoding cobalamin-binding protein; its protein translation is MSRIGPQRIVCLTEETTELLYLLGEEDRIVGISAYTERPAKAKEEKPRVSAFINGNIKRIKELDPDLVIGFSDIQAQLSHDLVKEGLNVLITNQRSLEEIFQTILMVGSLIGKSEQVSTLVGSYKKKLNEIKKRSSSKPKLKVFFQEWDHPIITGIRWVSELLEIVGAVDCFGQLKEKSLAKDRIISLHEVADAKPDLIIGSWCGKPMDFEWVRTREEWKNIPAIKNDKIFEMDPAIILQPGPALFEEGILEMDRILEEVRTSLS